A region from the Chlamydiales bacterium genome encodes:
- the lpdA gene encoding dihydrolipoyl dehydrogenase encodes MDPFDLIVIGSGPGGYVAAIRAAQLGLKTACIDKNAALGGTCLNVGCIPSKTLLHSTELFWKLLHEGKELGIRGEKLLFDFGVAMQRKETVIRNFNEGIAALFKKNKILSFTGHATLLTPTSIQVGSETLSAKNILLATGSEPIPLPFLPFDEKKVLSSTGALALDRVPKKMIVVGAGVIGVELGSVYQRLGCEVVFVEFMDRICPIYDEMLSKGLQDSLTKQGMQFHLSSKVVSGQNTDKGVELQIEKADKSKLTLSADVVLVSIGRRPYTQNLGLERVGITPNPKGFIPVNGSFRTSQPTIFAIGDLIDGPMLAHKASEEGIAVAEILAGQKPRVEYLAIPSIVYTYPEVASVGMTEAEAKSLGLTVNSGLFSFKACSRSRCNHEEEGFVKMIADSSTGRLLGVHILGAHASELIAQAAVAIQKRLTALDIAHTPHAHPTLAEALKEAALALHKRAIHK; translated from the coding sequence ATGGACCCTTTTGATCTCATCGTTATCGGCTCGGGACCTGGCGGCTACGTCGCTGCCATTCGCGCGGCTCAGCTCGGCCTAAAAACCGCCTGCATCGATAAAAATGCTGCGCTTGGAGGCACCTGCCTAAACGTCGGCTGCATTCCATCGAAGACGCTGCTTCACTCGACAGAACTCTTCTGGAAGCTTCTGCATGAGGGGAAGGAGCTTGGAATCCGCGGAGAGAAGCTCCTCTTTGATTTTGGCGTCGCGATGCAGAGAAAAGAGACGGTGATCCGCAATTTCAATGAGGGAATCGCAGCTCTTTTTAAAAAGAATAAGATTTTATCTTTTACTGGTCATGCAACGCTTCTTACTCCTACAAGTATACAGGTTGGATCTGAGACACTCTCTGCCAAAAATATTCTTCTAGCTACAGGTTCAGAGCCCATACCTCTTCCCTTTCTTCCCTTTGATGAGAAGAAGGTTCTCTCTTCTACGGGCGCGCTCGCGCTCGACCGCGTGCCAAAAAAGATGATCGTCGTCGGTGCAGGTGTGATTGGAGTTGAGCTCGGCTCAGTCTACCAGAGGCTCGGTTGTGAAGTCGTCTTTGTCGAATTCATGGATCGCATCTGCCCTATTTACGATGAGATGCTATCTAAAGGCCTTCAAGACAGCTTGACAAAGCAGGGGATGCAGTTCCATCTAAGCAGTAAGGTTGTCTCGGGTCAGAACACAGACAAGGGAGTTGAGCTTCAGATTGAGAAGGCAGATAAGAGCAAGCTCACTCTCTCTGCAGATGTTGTCCTCGTCTCTATCGGCCGTCGCCCCTACACACAAAATCTCGGCCTCGAGCGCGTCGGCATCACTCCAAATCCGAAGGGGTTCATTCCAGTTAACGGCTCATTCCGCACCTCGCAGCCCACCATCTTCGCAATCGGCGACCTCATCGATGGCCCCATGCTTGCGCATAAGGCCTCAGAAGAGGGGATCGCTGTTGCGGAGATCCTTGCCGGTCAGAAGCCTCGCGTCGAGTATCTCGCTATTCCCAGCATCGTCTACACCTATCCTGAAGTCGCCTCTGTCGGAATGACAGAAGCCGAGGCCAAGAGCCTTGGGCTCACAGTGAATTCTGGCCTCTTCTCTTTCAAGGCCTGCTCGCGTTCGCGCTGCAACCATGAAGAGGAGGGGTTCGTTAAGATGATCGCCGATAGCTCCACAGGAAGGCTCCTCGGAGTGCATATTCTGGGAGCTCACGCCTCAGAGCTCATCGCTCAAGCGGCCGTTGCCATCCAGAAGCGCTTAACCGCGCTGGATATTGCCCATACGCCGCACGCCCACCCCACACTCGCAGAGGCGCTCAAAGAGGCAGCCCTCGCGCTCCACAAACGCGCCATCCACAAGTAG
- the sucB gene encoding dihydrolipoyllysine-residue succinyltransferase, whose protein sequence is MKKEIKIPAMGESVNEAIVSNILKPTGSYVKADEEILELETDKVNQVLYAPAAGAVTFTVSAGQTVKIGDVIGYVDTDAKGEAAQAPSAPKAEAPKAAAAPAPAPKASPEGPSSRIMAQDFVNELKTPAPAPASTPSFTPAPAPRIVTEEGVATRKKMSNLRKVIAQRLVEAKNTTAMLTTFNEIDMTQIMEIRAREKDSFTARYGVKLGFMSFFIKAVVHALKAIPQVNAMIDGDEIVTFQTYDIGVAVSSEKGLMVPVIRGCDKLSFGGVEKNLEEFAKKARSGTISVDDLRGGSFTVTNGGVFGSLLSTPILNPPQSAILGMHTIVKRPVVVNDQIVIRPMMYVALSYDHRIIDGREAVLFLVQLKQTLEDPARLLLEL, encoded by the coding sequence ATGAAAAAAGAGATCAAGATTCCCGCGATGGGAGAGTCGGTGAATGAGGCGATCGTTAGCAATATTCTGAAGCCGACAGGAAGTTATGTGAAGGCGGATGAGGAGATTCTGGAGCTCGAAACCGATAAGGTCAATCAGGTGCTCTACGCTCCTGCTGCTGGTGCAGTTACATTTACTGTCTCGGCAGGACAGACTGTCAAAATTGGCGATGTGATTGGCTACGTCGACACCGATGCAAAAGGTGAAGCTGCACAAGCTCCTTCTGCTCCGAAAGCGGAAGCTCCAAAAGCTGCGGCAGCACCTGCTCCTGCACCTAAAGCCTCACCTGAAGGCCCCTCTTCGCGCATCATGGCTCAAGATTTTGTAAATGAATTGAAGACACCAGCTCCTGCGCCAGCTTCAACTCCGTCGTTTACACCAGCGCCCGCTCCGCGCATCGTAACTGAAGAGGGCGTTGCGACAAGAAAGAAGATGAGCAACTTGCGCAAAGTGATCGCGCAGAGGCTTGTGGAAGCGAAGAACACGACCGCGATGCTCACTACCTTCAATGAGATCGACATGACACAGATCATGGAGATCCGGGCAAGGGAGAAGGATAGTTTTACAGCTCGCTATGGCGTGAAGCTGGGCTTCATGTCCTTCTTCATCAAAGCGGTGGTGCACGCGCTAAAGGCGATTCCGCAGGTCAATGCGATGATCGATGGAGATGAGATCGTCACCTTCCAGACCTACGATATCGGTGTTGCTGTTTCAAGCGAAAAGGGGTTGATGGTGCCCGTCATCCGCGGCTGCGATAAGCTCTCCTTCGGCGGCGTGGAAAAGAACCTTGAAGAGTTTGCGAAGAAGGCGCGTAGCGGTACTATCTCTGTGGATGATCTGCGTGGAGGAAGTTTTACTGTAACGAATGGAGGAGTCTTCGGCTCGCTCCTTTCTACGCCCATTCTCAATCCGCCTCAGAGCGCAATTCTCGGAATGCACACGATTGTCAAAAGACCCGTGGTAGTTAACGATCAGATCGTCATCCGCCCGATGATGTATGTTGCACTCAGTTACGACCATAGAATCATCGATGGAAGAGAGGCTGTTCTCTTCCTCGTACAACTTAAACAGACTCTGGAGGATCCTGCACGTCTCCTCCTCGAACTGTAG
- a CDS encoding 2-oxoglutarate dehydrogenase E1 component yields MSQDVFSFANLANLPEIEELYEKYLRDPKSVDPSWKLFFDGMQFASFGRQPTIAAAGSSDLRIHLLINAYRIYGHLMAHVNPLATEKPAQVPELDLQKLGFKQEELEKPFPTAGFLKEKEAPLKKIVEALANTYCRTIGIEYMDLGESAVESWLQQRIEPNFELRLTPEERIDILHHLNKAEIFESFIHTKYVGQKRFSLEGAETMIPLLLALIEKGAEEGIEEAVVGMAHRGRLNVLANILNKSYSMIFHEFEDHYTPDLLEGTGDVKYHRGFKGELRTKSGKEVHVALTPNPSHLEAVDPIVEGHVRALQELKRDKAKRKTVVPILVHGDAALAGQGVVYETIQLSRLNGYGTSGTVHIVINNQIGFTTLPKDSRSTRYCTDIAKAFGAPVFHVNAEDPEACVAVAKLAIALRQTFECDVFIDLIGYRKYGHNESDEPTFTQPLEYQQIQKRQSIRSIYRERLIQEGIIDQTKADSLEKEFKEGLQKALEMVPKKADSESVQPPAKENGSEKVETKISVQAAQTLAKTFCTVPEGFNIHPKVKRLLQERLAMVADATKPQIDWGMGEHLAYASLLVEGTHIRISGQDVRRGTFSHRHGMWIDNQNSNKYFPLSHLSKDQALFDLFNSALSEFATLGFEFGYSLFYPNSLTIWEAQFGDFANGAQVIIDQFLSSSEQKWNHGCNLTLFLPHGYEGQGPEHSSGRIERFLQLCGEENMQVANVTTPAQLFHLIRRQAKRKVQKPLILFTPKALLRHPLCVSSLNDFAAGGFEEMLDDPRDPKNPRRLILCSGKVYYDLVAEREKRAAFDVALVRIEQLYPLNSERLKQLVEKYKGFKECFWVQEEHQNMGAWEYIRAHIDDQLNNMRVNYVGRGRSAATAAGSYALHKKQLAQLLEEAFR; encoded by the coding sequence ATGAGCCAAGACGTCTTCTCATTTGCCAATTTAGCCAATCTTCCTGAGATTGAAGAGCTCTATGAAAAGTACCTGCGCGACCCTAAAAGTGTAGACCCCTCCTGGAAGCTCTTTTTCGATGGGATGCAGTTTGCCTCCTTTGGGCGCCAGCCTACCATTGCTGCCGCCGGTAGCTCTGACCTCCGCATCCACCTTCTCATCAACGCCTATCGCATTTACGGGCACTTAATGGCGCACGTTAACCCTCTTGCGACTGAAAAGCCCGCCCAGGTTCCCGAGCTAGACCTGCAGAAGCTGGGTTTTAAACAGGAGGAGCTGGAAAAACCCTTCCCGACAGCTGGCTTTTTAAAAGAGAAAGAGGCTCCGCTGAAAAAAATAGTTGAAGCTCTTGCAAACACCTACTGCCGCACCATCGGCATCGAGTATATGGATCTTGGCGAGAGCGCCGTTGAGAGTTGGCTTCAGCAGAGAATCGAGCCCAACTTCGAGCTGCGCCTGACTCCCGAAGAGAGAATCGACATTCTCCACCATTTGAATAAAGCCGAGATCTTTGAGTCGTTCATCCACACCAAATATGTGGGACAGAAGCGCTTCTCTCTAGAAGGCGCCGAGACGATGATCCCCCTACTGCTCGCCCTAATTGAAAAAGGGGCCGAAGAGGGGATAGAAGAGGCGGTTGTCGGGATGGCACACAGAGGCCGCTTAAACGTCCTAGCCAACATCTTGAACAAGTCCTACTCGATGATCTTCCATGAGTTTGAGGATCACTATACGCCGGATCTACTCGAGGGAACAGGCGACGTGAAATACCACAGGGGATTTAAGGGCGAGCTGCGCACAAAATCGGGCAAAGAGGTGCATGTCGCGTTAACTCCAAACCCAAGCCACCTGGAAGCTGTCGATCCGATCGTCGAAGGCCACGTGCGTGCCCTTCAAGAGCTTAAAAGAGATAAGGCGAAGAGGAAGACGGTTGTTCCTATTTTAGTTCACGGAGATGCAGCCCTTGCGGGACAGGGCGTTGTCTACGAGACGATTCAGCTCTCCCGCCTAAATGGCTATGGCACAAGCGGAACTGTCCATATCGTCATCAACAACCAGATCGGCTTTACCACTCTCCCGAAAGATAGTAGATCCACGCGCTACTGCACAGATATTGCAAAGGCGTTTGGAGCTCCCGTTTTCCACGTCAATGCCGAAGATCCCGAAGCGTGCGTTGCAGTTGCAAAACTTGCAATTGCACTCCGTCAGACTTTTGAATGCGACGTCTTCATCGACCTCATCGGCTACAGAAAATATGGACATAATGAGAGCGATGAGCCCACCTTTACGCAGCCGCTAGAGTACCAGCAGATTCAGAAGAGGCAGTCGATCCGTTCGATCTACCGAGAGCGGCTCATTCAAGAGGGGATCATCGATCAAACAAAGGCCGACTCCCTCGAAAAAGAGTTCAAAGAGGGCCTTCAGAAAGCGCTCGAGATGGTGCCGAAGAAAGCGGATTCGGAATCTGTTCAGCCTCCTGCTAAGGAGAATGGATCTGAAAAGGTAGAAACAAAGATCTCTGTTCAAGCGGCGCAAACCCTTGCAAAAACATTCTGCACCGTTCCCGAAGGGTTCAATATTCACCCTAAAGTTAAACGCCTACTTCAAGAGCGACTAGCTATGGTGGCAGACGCGACAAAACCGCAGATCGACTGGGGAATGGGAGAGCATCTCGCTTACGCCTCTCTTCTCGTTGAGGGCACTCATATCCGCATCTCAGGTCAAGATGTGCGCAGGGGGACCTTCTCGCATCGGCATGGGATGTGGATCGACAATCAGAATTCTAACAAGTACTTTCCACTCTCGCATCTTTCAAAGGATCAAGCGCTCTTCGACCTCTTCAACTCTGCGCTTTCAGAGTTTGCAACGCTTGGATTTGAGTTTGGCTACAGCCTCTTCTATCCCAACTCACTTACCATCTGGGAGGCGCAGTTTGGCGACTTCGCCAATGGCGCGCAGGTGATCATCGACCAGTTTCTCAGCTCATCGGAGCAGAAGTGGAACCATGGCTGCAACCTCACACTCTTTCTACCTCACGGCTATGAGGGGCAGGGGCCAGAGCACTCATCCGGAAGAATCGAAAGGTTTCTGCAGCTCTGTGGTGAGGAGAACATGCAGGTGGCAAACGTCACAACACCAGCTCAGCTCTTCCACCTTATCCGTCGTCAAGCAAAGCGCAAGGTGCAGAAGCCGCTGATCCTCTTCACTCCCAAGGCTCTACTGCGCCATCCACTGTGTGTTAGCTCGCTAAATGACTTTGCAGCAGGCGGCTTCGAGGAGATGCTCGATGATCCACGAGATCCAAAAAATCCGCGTCGGCTCATTCTCTGCTCTGGTAAGGTCTACTACGATCTAGTCGCTGAACGAGAAAAGAGAGCTGCTTTTGATGTTGCACTTGTGCGCATCGAACAGTTATATCCACTAAACAGCGAGCGCCTCAAACAACTAGTTGAAAAGTATAAAGGGTTTAAAGAGTGCTTCTGGGTGCAGGAAGAGCACCAGAACATGGGCGCTTGGGAGTACATCCGCGCGCATATCGACGACCAGTTAAATAACATGCGCGTCAATTATGTTGGTAGAGGCCGCAGTGCAGCAACAGCTGCTGGCTCCTACGCGCTCCACAAAAAGCAGCTCGCTCAGCTCCTCGAAGAAGCTTTTAGATAG
- the hemW gene encoding radical SAM family heme chaperone HemW: protein MPVSGKKGISLYFHIPFCRRKCPYCHFYVLPDKEEYKVELLRSLELEWKWRLPQLVDCEITSIYFGGGTPSLFGPKAIGTVLNWIRSSVKLSPACEITIEANPEDGEKLAAFAEVGINRLSLGLQSLHSPTLLLLGRNHAKEDALSALSSAKRAGITNLSVDLMYDTPEQTVSSLEATLRELRDLPITHLSLYNLTIEPETIFFKKRAQLVPLLPSQDESLKLLQTAVAHLEEMGLKRYEISAFAREGQASVHNVGYWTARPFLGFGPSAFSYWEGKRFRNIAHLRKYSQFLQQGSSPVDFEEKLTYPDNLLELLAVELRLLRGVSLSEFQTRHAPLPPDALARLSELMAKGWLSQQGDRIHLTEEGILFYDSVASEIL, encoded by the coding sequence ATTCCGGTGAGTGGTAAGAAGGGTATAAGCCTATATTTTCACATCCCGTTTTGCAGACGCAAGTGCCCCTACTGCCACTTCTATGTGTTGCCAGATAAGGAGGAGTATAAGGTAGAGCTCTTGCGCTCTCTCGAGCTCGAATGGAAGTGGAGGCTGCCTCAGCTTGTAGATTGCGAAATCACCTCCATCTACTTTGGAGGAGGAACCCCCTCTCTTTTTGGACCAAAGGCGATCGGCACCGTTCTAAATTGGATTAGAAGCTCCGTTAAGCTCTCACCTGCATGCGAAATCACAATAGAAGCAAATCCTGAAGATGGAGAGAAGCTCGCGGCTTTTGCTGAAGTCGGCATCAATAGGCTAAGCCTAGGGCTGCAGTCGCTCCACTCCCCCACCCTGCTTCTTCTGGGAAGGAACCACGCAAAAGAGGACGCCCTCTCCGCACTTTCATCTGCTAAACGCGCCGGCATCACCAACCTATCAGTCGACCTCATGTACGACACGCCCGAGCAGACTGTGAGCTCGCTTGAAGCGACCCTCCGCGAGTTAAGAGATCTGCCAATTACCCACCTCTCCCTCTACAATCTCACAATCGAGCCTGAGACGATCTTCTTTAAAAAACGAGCTCAGCTCGTCCCCCTCCTCCCCTCTCAAGATGAGAGCTTAAAACTCCTTCAGACAGCAGTTGCGCATCTAGAAGAGATGGGGCTTAAGCGGTATGAGATTTCGGCGTTCGCAAGAGAGGGGCAAGCCTCCGTCCACAACGTCGGCTACTGGACCGCCCGCCCCTTTTTAGGCTTTGGCCCCTCCGCCTTTAGCTATTGGGAGGGAAAGAGGTTTAGAAACATCGCCCACCTTCGCAAATATAGCCAGTTTTTACAGCAGGGCTCCTCTCCAGTCGATTTCGAAGAGAAGCTCACCTACCCCGACAATCTACTAGAACTGCTTGCAGTTGAGCTACGCCTCCTGCGAGGCGTCTCTCTTAGCGAGTTTCAGACTCGCCATGCTCCCCTGCCCCCTGACGCCCTGGCTAGGCTCTCTGAGCTCATGGCCAAGGGCTGGCTATCCCAGCAAGGGGATAGAATCCACCTCACAGAAGAGGGCATCCTCTTCTACGACTCGGTCGCCTCCGAAATTCTTTAG